A stretch of the Streptomyces sp. WMMB303 genome encodes the following:
- a CDS encoding uroporphyrinogen-III synthase — protein sequence MEGPQRPDEESRGDAVSAPRPSRSRTGSVPPLAGFTVAVTAARRAEELGALLERRGAEVVHAPALRIVPLADDEELRDATKELVARPPHVAVATTGIGFRGWMEAADGWGEGEALRAALARSEVLARGPKACGALRAAGLREAWSPVSESSSEVLERLLAREDLEGLRIAVQLHGEPLRDFLDALRGAGAEVVPVPVYRWTGPVDPNPLDRLIDAVLAGGVNALTFTSALAAAGLYARAEEHGATEDLTRALRDRTQVACVGPVTAAPLLARDIPAYWPERFRVGALVRLLGERLPATAPVLPAAGHTLEVRGTAALLDGELRPISPTPMAVLRALARHPGAVVSCADLLGCLPGGGTDEHAVEAAVGRLRAALGAPSVVQTVTKRGYRIALDPTTACTP from the coding sequence ATGGAAGGCCCCCAGCGCCCAGATGAGGAATCGAGAGGAGACGCGGTGTCGGCACCTCGACCGTCGCGAAGCCGCACGGGGTCCGTTCCCCCGCTGGCGGGGTTCACCGTCGCGGTCACGGCCGCGCGCCGGGCCGAGGAGCTGGGTGCGCTGCTGGAGCGGCGCGGCGCCGAGGTCGTCCACGCACCCGCGCTGCGTATCGTCCCGCTCGCCGACGACGAGGAGTTGCGCGACGCCACCAAGGAACTGGTGGCCCGGCCGCCGCACGTGGCCGTCGCCACCACCGGCATCGGGTTCCGCGGCTGGATGGAGGCCGCCGACGGCTGGGGGGAGGGCGAGGCCCTGCGCGCCGCCCTCGCCCGGAGCGAGGTGCTGGCCCGTGGACCCAAGGCGTGCGGGGCGCTGCGCGCAGCCGGACTCCGCGAAGCCTGGTCCCCCGTCTCCGAGTCCTCCAGCGAAGTCCTCGAACGCCTGCTCGCCCGCGAGGACCTGGAGGGACTCCGCATTGCCGTCCAGCTCCACGGCGAACCGCTGCGGGACTTCCTCGACGCGCTGCGCGGCGCCGGCGCCGAGGTCGTGCCGGTGCCCGTGTACCGGTGGACGGGCCCCGTCGACCCCAACCCCCTCGACCGGCTCATCGACGCCGTCCTGGCAGGCGGCGTAAACGCCCTCACCTTCACCAGCGCTCTGGCCGCCGCCGGGCTCTACGCCCGCGCCGAGGAACACGGCGCCACCGAGGACCTGACCCGGGCGCTGCGCGACCGCACCCAGGTCGCCTGCGTCGGCCCGGTCACCGCCGCGCCCCTGCTCGCCCGGGACATCCCCGCCTACTGGCCCGAGCGGTTCCGGGTCGGCGCCCTCGTCCGGCTGTTGGGCGAGCGGCTGCCGGCCACCGCGCCGGTGCTGCCCGCGGCGGGACACACGCTGGAGGTGCGGGGCACCGCCGCCCTGCTCGACGGCGAACTGCGGCCGATCAGCCCGACGCCCATGGCCGTGCTGCGGGCGCTCGCGCGTCACCCCGGAGCGGTGGTTTCGTGCGCCGACCTGCTCGGGTGCCTGCCCGGCGGGGGAACCGACGAGCATGCCGTCGAGGCCGCCGTCGGGCGTCTCCGAGCGGCTCTCGGTGCGCCTTCTGTGGTGCAGACCGTCACCAAACGCGGGTACCGCATCGCCCTCGACCCCACCACGGCCTGCACCCCCTGA
- the nirD gene encoding nitrite reductase small subunit NirD: protein MTGAAPVWTALCPLDALPADQGRAALLPDGTAVALFRLHGGELHALGNLDPFSGAPVICHGIVGDRAGVPVVTGPLGKQTFELATGRCLEDDTVRLPVHDVRLTGGVIEVSARRNTVETLVG, encoded by the coding sequence CGCACCCGTCTGGACGGCGCTCTGCCCGCTGGACGCCCTCCCGGCCGACCAGGGACGCGCCGCACTGCTGCCGGACGGCACGGCCGTCGCCCTCTTCCGGCTGCACGGCGGCGAGCTCCACGCGCTGGGGAACCTCGACCCCTTCAGCGGGGCACCCGTCATCTGCCACGGCATCGTCGGCGACCGGGCCGGTGTCCCCGTCGTCACCGGCCCCCTCGGCAAGCAGACCTTCGAACTGGCGACCGGCCGCTGTCTGGAGGACGACACCGTCCGTCTCCCCGTCCACGACGTGCGGCTGACCGGCGGAGTGATCGAGGTCTCGGCCCGGCGAAATACGGTGGAAACGCTGGTCGGGTGA